DNA from Leptospira mayottensis 200901116:
AGGAATTGCACCAATGGAAATTCCGAATACGATTCGATCGAAATCACTTCCATATTCGAGGATGATCTCCTCTTTATCCTGCCATGTGGACCAATAGTTCTCCAAATCTATATTATTTTTTTTTAATATTTCTCCTTCCACGATTTGGTCGTAGAGAGGTTCACTTGGCCAGCATGCAAGTCCTTTTACGTTTATCAAGGGACAGTATTCATCCTTATTTAGGTTCACTTGTTTGCCGATTTTTACAGTTTGAATCAAGGATTGTCCGTTCGATTTTCCGGGAATCAGTTCCCTCACTCGATGAAAAAATTTGATGTGAACTCCGCGTCTTTTCAGGATTTCATACAGAGGAGTGAAAATGACGTCTCCCATTCCCGCTTGCATTTTATAAGCGACCGCACCTTTGTAGGTAAAGACCATTCTTAAAGCTCCTTTAAGAGCCGTGCCAGCGGCGAAAGTGTATTGCCGCTTCCCTCCGAATACGAGACCGTAGATTGCTTGCACGATCGCGGAGTTGATCGTGAGTTCGTTTGCTCCGTGACGTTTTAGCCATTCTCTATAATCGAAGTCGTCTATACTTTCGAAACCTTTCTCTAAAATGTTGTCTTTAATTATTCCTTTGATATTGGTGAGACTGAAATCGACTAAGATCCAGAATCTTCTTGCCTCGGTGTTCGATTCGATTTTTTTCTCTACTTTTTCCCAAAGATTATCAATGAGTAGGTCTAGGATTTTTAGAAAGTGATCATAAGCAAAATCATCGTTTAGTTTATTCGAAAGATTTTTTAGAACGAGAATGATTTTTTCGATCACGTCTAAGCTGTCTCTTTCCTCCTCGTCTTTTATCCATTCTAAGATTTGTTTCCAGATGTTTTGATCATCAATTTGCTCGTTTTCCGGAAAAATGGATTTCCGATGACTTACATAATATTCGTTCACATAACTTAGAATCATCGAAGGGTAAACCGAAGGATCCGGAAGCTCGGTAGTATCTCCTGGAATTTGATTGTTCATCGGAAATCGCATCGGCCAAGGTTGGTAATTTCCATTTATCTGTTCCTCCAATACGAAAAAGTTCGCCGGTTTAAACGCTTCTTCCCAGGTAGCTAAAGGATCAGTGAGAGGCCTTCCGAGTTCTTGATAACATTTTCTGATGAGTTGAAAAGCGTGATCGTAAAATCCGAACCAAATGTGCAATCCGTGTTCTTCAATTCGATTGGAAAAGTCCTGATTTCTGCCGCTTGCGCCTTTTCCGCCGAGTCTCCAACCTAATTGATAAATTGTGATGTCGTACTTCTCCTGCCAATCGGGTTTAGAAGTGATTTCGTATGCAGTAACGAGAGAACTCAAACCGCCTCCGAGTATAATTACTTTTTCTTTTTTGTTCTTCATAAAATCTCACCTGTTATCAGTTAAACTATATTGGTAGAATATATTAAAATTTTAATATATGTTTGCAAATTGAATTTAAACTAACAAATTCCCAAATTCGATTTCGTTTTTTACATATGTAGTTTTTTTCTCCGAAGTGGTTTTAAACGTTTTGATGAATGATTTTTCCGGGAGAAAAATCAAAATCAAAGTCACACCAAAGTCCAAATTGAATCGAGACGGAAGTGCTTTTAAGGCCAAAGTCGGAAATGAAAGGAAAATACGCGTTACTCAAAATATCTAAAATGTAATTCCCTTCCAAAATTCCGCCCTTACGAAATAGAGTAACTTTGCTGTTCGCTTCTACAATTGCTTGATAACAAGCTAATTTAGGATCGGCCGCATCCCTGAATTGTTTTAAGAAGACCATTCCAACTTCGGGAAAAAATAAATGCTCCAAGAGATTGATTGTTGAGCCAGTGCTCGGAATTTTAATCTTGAAAGGGTCGTCGAAAAGAATCTTAGCGAATTCATTTCCCAACTTAGACAATTCATCGAATGATTCTTTTGAATGAGTTTCTTCCGGGGGACAAGTAAGAGTGAATATCCGTTGGGAGATAGCCTGACGGTCTTTGCCACGAGGGGTGATCGCATCCACGGAAAAGTATTCGGGAGGAACCTGAAGAGAAGGTATTTGAAATTCACCTTGAATTTTATGAAAACCGTAGATTTCTCTTCCCGTAGCCATTGCAGTAGGAATATCCACGAAGAGATAAGGTTGATAGAACCGGATTCGAAACGGATCTTTTGCAAAAAGAGGAATCCAAAAACCTACGTCTGTTTCCTTCACCCAGCCGCAATCGTTGCCCGGAACAAGATATTGCTGTTTTGCAAATACAAGAAATAACTTATCTGTAAATGCAGAGTAATGCATCTTGCCACTTGCGGGCCCGTTAAGATCTCTATCTACGATAGATTGAATCGCATTCTGATTTCCTTGTATACAAAAGGCGTAAAATTCTACTTGTTTCATATGATAAGGCGGAGGAAGTTCTTGTTCACCTCCGCGAACAATGTAGTCTGTCATGTTGACTCCTGTGTCTTGGCGTTCAATGTTGGATATATTTTTCAGATATTGTAAATAATAAAATTATAGTGTAAATGTAAAATGAATCATAAGCTCGGTAGTGTTTATTGAATCTTTATTTTGTTGCGGGTTATGTCTGACTGATTGTTACTTTAGGGTTTAATAAAGCTTGAATTGCTTTCGTAGTACGTTTGTTTTTTAGATTCAAGTTTCGGTTTAAAAACAAAAAACGTATTTTATATCCGGACTTTAATAGTAAGTTATGCATCCTTAAGTCGATTTTGTCGCGTTTTAATTAGAAGGAAAAAAGCTTGGAGTTACTTAGGAAGTGAGTTTTCTTTTTGCGTGGATTTTGTTCGATTGGATTTTTGTAAATGGAGAAGTGCCGTTTTATGTTTTACTTTATAATTTTATAATATTTGTAATAATTTTAAGAACGTATCTTTTTTGTCTGTTGTCTTAAAGGTCAAATTTCTCATCATAAAAATCAGTTAGTGTATCGTGAGGTTAAGAAAAGTGGGATCGGAATTGAAAAACGATTGTGAGCCTATCTTAAAAACCTAAAAAATCAGTTACAATTGTTCAGCAAGTTTGTACTAAAAACGCAGGAGTTCTCGCTCTTGAGCAAGTTTATGAACTTTCGAATATACTTTTCGTTGTTACGTTTCTATAGAAATTCTTACGTCTTGAGATACAAATAAGATTATAGTTTTGCGTTTAAACGGGAGGTTTGTCTCAAAATCCTATTATGTAGGATCCATAGGACAAATTCTGTATACAGACAGTTCTGAAAACGGATTGTTTAATTTGCTTTCAGAACTCGATTCTTATTGTGTAAGTTGATTGGTTCTTGTTTGATTTGGTGGGGTAGTCGTTAAAGTCGGTGTAGGAGTTACGACCGGTTCCTTGTCAACGACTGTGATTCCATTCTTCTTGTCGACGGTCCCGCCTTCTACCATAACTTGTAAAGAGCGAAGTCCTGGTTTGTCGCTTGTTAACCATTTTTGAAAATTAGAAATTTTTTGAACGCAGTAGTGAAATCCCCTGTCCGTGGAAATTTCGGAACCGGGAGACCAAGGGAACAAGTCTTTACGTACGGAAATCGTTCTCACCACAAGAGAATTTTCTTCGATCGGAAGATTGAGAATGGAATTCTTAAACTCCTTAGGATAAGAAAAATATTCTTCTGCGTTGCTAAAATAAATAACCCCGATCTTATGGCCTACTTTTTTCAAAGTGTTCCCAATTCCGGTTAACGTAATATTTCCGAGAAGATTTCCACGGACGGGGAAAATCCTTCCCTCGATCGCCAATTTACGGATATAAGAGTATTGTTCCTCGTCGGTTTGGAACATTTTGTAGTTATATTTTTGGGCGAGCATCAAGTTGGTCTTATGACGTTTACGAATAAACGGAGAAGCTTGTTTATAAACTTTCTTGTAGACTTCTGGATCAGAGAAAGAGGTCTGAATTAGCTCAAGGGCTTCCTTTTCGCCTTCTTTACCCCAAAGACGGATAAAATCTTCCTTCTTTTCTCCTTTTTTAAGGAAAAGAATTGTGATCGTGTTTGCATGAACGACTATCTGGGTAAAGTCCATAAGATAAATAAAATCAGATTTCGCCCAAGCTGCGATTGTGAGATTTTGTTCCGATCCGACTCCAACATAAGCGTTTCCTATGTTTTGAACGTGAGGAATAAGAAGATCTAAGCGATCTTCGTTGGAAACGGTAGTATCGCCTACGTCCCATTTTGTGGGAACGAGGGTTTCTTGAGGGGTCTCCTTAAAAATCCCGAGTTTGGAAACGAGATTTTGTTCTCTCGAATGGTGGTTTTGGGTCTCTTTGGTTTTTTCCGGTCCGGAGCAAAATGAAAAACAAAGGATCGGGAGTATAAGAATAAAATAAATTCCTAATTTAAAATTATTGATCATATTAATTATCTGCGTCCTTTGCGCAGCGAAAACCGAAATGATGGTATTCCGGAAAGTTTTCCGGAATGTGGGCTCTCCTTTTGGAGCCTCTCGCATAACTTGCCGGCCACCACCAAGAGCCGCTTTTTAAGACTTTCTTTGAGTAACCTGGGCAAGATTCTTTTCCACCGCAAGGACCTTTGGGATCTTTTCCTCTACACGCATCTCCGCAGACTTTAAAAGAAGAGGAATACCAATCTGCAGTCCATTCCCATGAATTTCCAGCCATATCATACAAACCATAAACCCCAGGGGCTTTTGTTCCGACGTCGGCTGTCGGCATAAGATGGGGTTTCTCCGTTTTTTTAGCGACACATCCTTTGGTATCTCCCACAGCGATAATCGCTTTCTCGCAGGTTGCGAGTTCGTTTCCCCAAGGGTATAAATTTCCATCGGGCCCTCTGGCCGCTTTTTCCCATTCCGCTTCAGTTGGGAGTCTTTTGCCTGCCCATTCGCAAAATTCTTTTGCCGTATGCCAGCTGATTCCTACCGCGGGTTGTTTGGGACCTAAATACGGTTTACCATAACGCGGTCCGATGTAATTGCATTTACCCGTCTTTAAGCATTCTTGGCATTTACCCGCGTTTTTGCATTTATTAAATTCTTCGTTTGTGACTTCGTATATATCCATATAAAAGTCACTCACATAAACTTTCTCCTCCGGCCTCTCGTCCGCATCGTACGTATTGCTTCCTCGGATGAATTCTCCGGCAGCAATACATTTCATTCCGGCGATTTCTTTTCCGCCGCAGGGAGGGGAGTTCGCAAACAATTTGTACGTACATTCTAAATAGGCGGTCGAAATCATTGCGAGTAGAAGAGTATTTCGGATTTTTGATTTCATGAAGATTCCTATCCTAAAGGATTCCGCAGTAGAAAGAATCTTTTAGAATGAGGATAGACTGAAAAAGGAAACGAACAAATCAAGTATTTTAAAAAATCTCTGGATTCTTAAAACGACCGTGACAAATTAGTTCTAATATTTTAAAGAGAATGAAATCGTATTCCGTCTTTCCATTTCGCACCATATTCTTCTTTTGTGTGAGTCTGTTTGTAATCGTTTCCTGTGGAGGTTTCTTTCGAAAGAAAATCCTGAATTCTCCGTTAAATGATCCAAGAAAAATGCTCCTCGTTCGGATCGATCCTGGGCATTTAGGAGAATTTAAGGAGAAAACGGAAGGAAAGTATACCATCAGTTATCAAGAGGCTGATTCTTATTATTCCGTGATGAGTAAGGAAGATGTCGAAAAGTTTGGATTTCCGTCTCCGGGAGTTACGGTTGTCAAGCAATACTTTCCGTTTAAATACTATTCTGGAAATTATCAGGATCTCATCAAAGAACAGTTTACCGGCCTTGACGATCTCAAAAAAGGATATAAGGATAATATATTAAATATTCATTATATACTTGGAGTTGCAAGTCGTTACCCCGAACGAGCTCGTGCGGAAGTAATCGGTAAGACTGCAAGAGGTAGAGAGATTCCAGCATTGCTTCTTACGAACACGAACCTGTCCGATGAGGAAAAGATCTCTGTCCTTTTCAATTGTGCCCATCATGCAAATGAAGTCATCTCTATCGAACACTGTTACGATATCGTATATTCCGTTTTGTCCAAGCCTAAAAGATATGAGGAAATTCTAAATAAGATGAAGATCTGGGTTGTTCCGATTGTTAATCCAGACGGAGCCAGGCACTTTTGGCATGTGTCCAATTTGATGGGAAGAAAGAACGGTCATCCTGGAATTGGTCCGGTAAATGACAAATTAAATCCGGGAGTCGATATCAACCGAAACTATCCTTTTTTCTGGGGAAAAACGGGAGGAGGTTATTCTTCTTCGAATCCTTCCAACTATTTTTATAGAGGGCCTTCAGCGGGATCGGAACCCGAAACAAAGGCGATGATGGATTTGGCCGATCGGGAAAGATTTGCTGCGTCTATTAGTTATCACGCATATGCAAATTGTCTGTTAATTCCTTATTCAATCGATTCCTTGAACAATCCAGAACCAGACATGGCTGGAGAATTAGGGAGGAAGATCGCAGCTTCCGTCGCAAGCTTGAATCCCGAAAAAGAATTTGAACCGAAAAAAAATATTTATCCTATTGATGGAGTAGATCAAGATTATTTATATTTCACTCATGGAACACTCGCGTATCTTTTGGAAACCACACATCTAAATCCCGTATATGGGGAAGTGGAAAAGGTGAACGTTTCTTTGAGAGAAACTTGGAATATTTTGTTAAACGAAGTCTTGGAAGGAAGAAAGATTTTCTTGAAAGTTACGGACGAATTCGGCACACCTCTCGAAGCGAAAATCGAAATTGAAAGAATAAAATACTTTCATGAGGAAATTCGGGTTTCCAATCCGGTCAATGGATTTTTCTTTCAGTTATTTCCCGATCGAAAGGAAACGAAGATCAAAATTTCCAAAAAAGGTTACGAATCCGTTGAAATTTGGTCCCGACCTCGCCGAAACTGGGAACCTCTAAAAATCATACTTAAGAAAAGTAGAATTTAATGTTTCGTATCGGACAATTTGGAAACGAGGTATATCTTATCCTTTGTACTTTGGTTTGGGGAGGGACGTTCACCATGACGGTTTTCGGACTCAGGGATACTTCTCCCTCTATCTTTTTGAGTCTTCGTTTTGGGATTGCAAGCTTCGTTTTTTTTCCATTTGTTTGGAAAGAATTTAGAAGCGGTAAAGTTTGGTACCCGAGTGCATTTTGGCTCGGAATGTTTTTATATCTCGGGTTTGCTTGTGAAACCTTAGGACTCAAAACTACGACGGCGACTAAATCCTCTTTTTTGATAGGAACGTTAGTTGTTATTACGCCGTTTCTGGAAGCGGTCTTCAAAAGAAAAATGCCCGCAAGGGGAAATCTTTTGGGGGCTGCCGTGGTTTTTACTGGAATTTGTCTGATCCTTTTGGGAGAAATCGGGATGGAAGGTTCTTTGATGATTACAAGTGGAGATTGGATTACTCTTGGCGGTGCATTTTTTTTCTCTTTGTATATCATCCAAATGGATCGTGTGGGCTCTGAAATTCCGATTCGAGTTTCCATTTTTTATCAGTCCTTTGTGGCTGGTTTTCTCGCCTTAGTGTCGACGATCGGTCTTCATTTTACCGGAATTGAGGAAGCGAGGATTAATCCGAGTATGGGATTGATTCCAGGGGTTTTGTACAATGCGCTTTTAGCTTCGGTATTGACTACGTTTTTACAAACGAAATTTCAACGTTATGTGTCACCAACTCGTGTGGGAATCATCTTTTCTTTGGAACCTGTTTTTTCTTCCATCATCGCTTTCTTATTATTAGGTGAAACTTCGGGGCCCATTCGGATTGCGGGTTGTACGATCGTCTTTGCGGGATTGATTCTTGCAGAGTTGATCGGAAAGGATCGAGAAGCCGATTTCTGATTTCATCCGTAGAAAATACAACGGAATCAAAGGTTCTGAGACGGTTAGAAAGGTATGGCAAGAAGTAAAATAGTGAGAGTAAAAATGAAGAGATCCTGCAAGAATATTGCATCAAGATGGGCAGGTCGTCTTTTGAGAAGTGATTCTCTTTCTTTTTGGAAAAACAAAGAAAGATATACGAGAAAAATTATCAAAAATCGGGGATCCTTTCCGACCATGAGGCCGAAATCAAATTTCTCTATTTAACATTGAATAATATATCTAAAAAATGGTGGATCGCGCCGATTCAAGATTGGGGAAAAGCAATGAATCAGTTTTCGGGGATAAATTGAAATTGGATTCTTTTTAAAGAACGTTATTTACACAAAATCGCTGCTAACGCCAGGAATCACAAATTCAAACTTCCTTTTTCAAATATCCCAATTCAATCCAGAATTTAATTCCTGCAGAAGCAAATCTGATCTTTGTTTCCGATATATTTACATCAAAGTTAAAGACGGTTATCTTTCTTTGATTTTATATTCCGGAAAAATTGTAGGATTCAAACTCCACCACTTTCTTGAAACAGAAGGTTGAATTCGTGCTTTAAATAGGACTCTTGAACGAGTCCTTAGGAATAAAAAGGTCATTTCGATCTTTTGTTTGAAGAATTACACGAATGTTATGCTCAAACGCAGGTCACAGGATGGGATCAGTATGACCGAAGAAAATTATTGTTATAAAAATGCTATCAATCAATAAGAGAATTTGTCTGACAATCGAATTAAGAAAAGGCACTTGTAGATGATTGATTCTTCGGAACGGATCTCATTAGAGCCGTCCCAAAACCTTAAAAGAAATCAGTTACAATCATTCAGTAAGTTTGTAATAAAATATAGAAGTTCTCACAAATTACGTCCCTTTGGTGTTTACGAGCTTTCAAGCGTATTTTATAACTGTTAAATTCTCGTCTAGGTTCCTATATTTTGAGGTTTTAAGACAGGCTCTGATATGGCGCCCCCATCCGGAGCCGTAAATATTTTTTCGCATTTTTTTTTAATCACCCAATAATTTAACTCGTTAGAGAAAAGCATTCGCGACGATTGATCAGACTGATATTCGCGGGTTGGATACCGCAGGATAATCTATACATCGGGAGCTGTTCTTAGTCTTAAAACGAAGGTCAAATTTGAAATTCAAATTTGCTTCAACACTGAGCCAACAAGTATTCCTCCTTTATCGTACATCTTCTCTAACGAATTCAATTATTGGATGAAACATTACTCTAACTCTATGCAACCAGATTCATCGCCGCCCAAAGGAATCCGGATAACTCTCTTGAAACTGCCGTTATCATTACCTGAGGAGTTTTTCCTCTTTGCTGTAGATTACGAAACTTCTTGTGTAATCTGAGAGATGCTTTTTCCGCCAAAGCAACAACTAACGCAGGTTGTCCCGATCTACGTGCGGTTACAATCTTACTTCCTGTTCCAGGGAAACGATGTTGCCAAGCTGCTTCTGTCAAAATCCTTCGAAGTCTGGGACTTCCAGTTTTTGTTATCCCTGTTTGTTTTCTTTTGGAACCGCTGGAATATTCTCCCGGAACAAGTCCAAGAAAACTCATGAACGAACCGGCTGTTTTGAATCGTTTGAAGTCACAAACCTCACAAAGTAAAAACATTGCGGTTAGATAATCCACTCCTCGGAAACATCTTAATATTCCTACTTTCTCTCGATACGGTTCACTTTCCGCTATCTCTTGTATCCTCTTATCCATCGCTTTTAAATTCTCTTCTTGAACTCTTACCCGACTATAATAGTCGTTAAACGTCTCTTGAAGGATCTCGTTGTTAAACTGTAGATTGTTCAACCATTTGTTATGACTGACTGTCCAATACTTTGTTGCTGAGTAGGTTATACCCTTTCTTAATAAGAATTTCATCAACCTTTGACGATTCCTTCCTAAATCCAAACGAAGACTGTCACGGGATCTCAAATAATCTCTTACCGCTTCGTCCTCTTCACTCGGTACATGAATCGATTCTAATTCTCCACTTCGTAATAATTTTGCTAATTTGATCGCGTCTCTCTTATCCGTTTTGATCTTATCCGAGCTTTGTCTTGGTATCTTTCCTGGCGCTACAAGGATACAATTCACTCCCAAAGACTTTAGATATCTGTAAAGTGGATAACCGGTTACTCCCGCCTCGTAACAACTATGTATCTCGTTCCATTCTGATTTTAGTTTATTGACGAACTTTTTGATCTGAACCTCATTATGTTTTATCTGCTGTTCTTTTACTATTTCCTTTGTATTGTTCGTTAAATTCGCAATTCTGTTCGTTTCTTTGTGGACATCCATTCCTACATATATTTTTCTTTTCATTACGTTCCTTCTGTTGGTTTTCTTGTTTTGTGGTAAATGCTTGCATCTAACCCACGGTTTTCAAGCCCAGAAGGGGCGCCATTTTGTCTTAAAAATAATATAAAACAAAGGGAATTCGTCTTAAGATAACTTAAGTAGTTGGGAGCATAGAAAGGGATTAGTCAATTTACGTTATTTTGAGTCTATCGTATTCGCTCTGTTGTGGAAGCGGTTTGGTGACTATTTTAAAAATTATTATATTATAATTTACGAAAATAATAATTATTGCCTACGCTCCCGATTAGTGTGGTTCTGCGGTATAAATTGATTGTAAATGGGGTCGGAGCCGAACGTTCCAACTTGCGATAACCTTCTGTATAGCGACGCATATCGTTTCCGAAAATTCTCGCATCGGAAAGAAGTTCTATCACGTTGTCGTACGTTTCCGGAGAGTTGATAATTCGAGGAATCGTTCCACGGTTCGATTTCAGTTTTTCCGAAATCTCATAAAAATTATTAAAAGACACACGGATGTCTTCCCGGTTTTCCCGAATCACTCCTGTGGAAGCTGAGAAAAAATCTTCAAAATAATCCGCAGAAGGTAAAAAATCCGGAGGTCTTTGTTCCTTTTCCAAGTAGGTAGGTTGAAAAAAAGTGGTGTCTTCTTTTTCGAAGGAACCCGGATCGATATCGATCGTTCTTCCGGAGAGGATTGTATTTGTTTGGAATGTGATTTTGTAATTGTCCCAAAGTGTGACTGGTTCTCTGAGTCGGATTACGATTTCAATTGCTTTTGTCTGATCCTTATTTAAAAATTTCTGGTCTCCTACTTCGTCTATCGGAATCACGTCCAAGCTGCGAACAATTCCTTTTTCTACTCCCAAAATTCGAACTGGCGCACCCGGATGAATTCCTTCCAAGCGGGGATAATAAATTTTCATGGTATAGGGATATTCATCTTGGGTTCCGGCCTTTTCAACCACGGAAACATAGATCCCTAAGGAAAATCCTAAGAAGAAAATAATACCTGTCAAAATAGCTGTATGTTTGGAAAGATTCATGAGGTAGTCTATTTCTTATAAGATCGGATTTTATAGGACAGTTGTTCCGACGCGACTTTCTTTTTTTGAAAAAGAGAGAATCGTAATGGGTTTATTTTCCCTATTGCTGACCGTCGGATCCGGATTGGACTTTTTTGATTTTAAAGCCTGCCTTAAGACCTTAAAATAACGTAAAGAGACGTAATCTGTGGGAGTTCCTACGTTTCAAGTAGTAGGTTAGAAGGAGAATATGAAATTGTAATATTGTCTTAGCCGTTTGAAATATGGGAATTCCTACAGCAAAAAACAAGATGTAGAGTGATTCCAAAACCCGATATGGAAATCAGGGAAGAAATTTCCCTGAAGAATTTATTATGAGACATAATCTGATTGACTTCCTAAGAGAATTTGTGCAGAAAAGAAGAAACATTCTCCTTTTGGCTCTCCTGATCGGAATTTTGAGTGTTGGAATAATGCTCGGCTTCGGTTATCAGGGGATGATACCACGAGAATTGAATAAGTTAATTATTACGGGGCATGAAAAGCTCAAAACGGAAGAAATCGTAAGAATGCTTGAAATTCAACCCGGAACCTCCTTTGATACGTTGGACTTGGATCTTCTGGAAAAAAAACTCTCCAGGCTTCCCAGAGTCAATTCTGCCCGTATCACTAAAAAGTCGGAAGATCAATTACTCATAGAACTCACGGAAAAAAAAGCCGTATACGTCGTAAATTCGAACGGGCATCTTTACGAGATCGATTCGGAATTGCGGCTTCTTTCTAAAGACGATGTTCGTGAGAAAGATCTCTGTATTCTCTCCGGAAACTTTCCCGTAAAAAACGGAGCCATCCAAGACGCTATCTTTCGCGATCTTTACAATTCGGTGGAGCAAGCTTTTCGAATATACCCCGCTTTAAAGCCGAGAATCTCCGAAGTTTTACTGCAAGAAGATGGGGAAATTTTTTTCTTTGCGGACGAACCGATTCAATTGAGAATTCAAATCGGCACTCTTCTTCATCGAGACCAAATCA
Protein-coding regions in this window:
- a CDS encoding IS110 family transposase, producing MKRKIYVGMDVHKETNRIANLTNNTKEIVKEQQIKHNEVQIKKFVNKLKSEWNEIHSCYEAGVTGYPLYRYLKSLGVNCILVAPGKIPRQSSDKIKTDKRDAIKLAKLLRSGELESIHVPSEEDEAVRDYLRSRDSLRLDLGRNRQRLMKFLLRKGITYSATKYWTVSHNKWLNNLQFNNEILQETFNDYYSRVRVQEENLKAMDKRIQEIAESEPYREKVGILRCFRGVDYLTAMFLLCEVCDFKRFKTAGSFMSFLGLVPGEYSSGSKRKQTGITKTGSPRLRRILTEAAWQHRFPGTGSKIVTARRSGQPALVVALAEKASLRLHKKFRNLQQRGKTPQVMITAVSRELSGFLWAAMNLVA
- a CDS encoding cell division protein FtsQ/DivIB, with protein sequence MRHNLIDFLREFVQKRRNILLLALLIGILSVGIMLGFGYQGMIPRELNKLIITGHEKLKTEEIVRMLEIQPGTSFDTLDLDLLEKKLSRLPRVNSARITKKSEDQLLIELTEKKAVYVVNSNGHLYEIDSELRLLSKDDVREKDLCILSGNFPVKNGAIQDAIFRDLYNSVEQAFRIYPALKPRISEVLLQEDGEIFFFADEPIQLRIQIGTLLHRDQIRKLYAILAYFEKDRIQSELVDIRGEDAVYH
- a CDS encoding MlaD family protein, translated to MNLSKHTAILTGIIFFLGFSLGIYVSVVEKAGTQDEYPYTMKIYYPRLEGIHPGAPVRILGVEKGIVRSLDVIPIDEVGDQKFLNKDQTKAIEIVIRLREPVTLWDNYKITFQTNTILSGRTIDIDPGSFEKEDTTFFQPTYLEKEQRPPDFLPSADYFEDFFSASTGVIRENREDIRVSFNNFYEISEKLKSNRGTIPRIINSPETYDNVIELLSDARIFGNDMRRYTEGYRKLERSAPTPFTINLYRRTTLIGSVGNNYYFRKL
- a CDS encoding formylglycine-generating enzyme family protein, yielding MKSKIRNTLLLAMISTAYLECTYKLFANSPPCGGKEIAGMKCIAAGEFIRGSNTYDADERPEEKVYVSDFYMDIYEVTNEEFNKCKNAGKCQECLKTGKCNYIGPRYGKPYLGPKQPAVGISWHTAKEFCEWAGKRLPTEAEWEKAARGPDGNLYPWGNELATCEKAIIAVGDTKGCVAKKTEKPHLMPTADVGTKAPGVYGLYDMAGNSWEWTADWYSSSFKVCGDACRGKDPKGPCGGKESCPGYSKKVLKSGSWWWPASYARGSKRRAHIPENFPEYHHFGFRCAKDADN
- a CDS encoding NAD(P)-binding protein, translated to MKNKKEKVIILGGGLSSLVTAYEITSKPDWQEKYDITIYQLGWRLGGKGASGRNQDFSNRIEEHGLHIWFGFYDHAFQLIRKCYQELGRPLTDPLATWEEAFKPANFFVLEEQINGNYQPWPMRFPMNNQIPGDTTELPDPSVYPSMILSYVNEYYVSHRKSIFPENEQIDDQNIWKQILEWIKDEEERDSLDVIEKIILVLKNLSNKLNDDFAYDHFLKILDLLIDNLWEKVEKKIESNTEARRFWILVDFSLTNIKGIIKDNILEKGFESIDDFDYREWLKRHGANELTINSAIVQAIYGLVFGGKRQYTFAAGTALKGALRMVFTYKGAVAYKMQAGMGDVIFTPLYEILKRRGVHIKFFHRVRELIPGKSNGQSLIQTVKIGKQVNLNKDEYCPLINVKGLACWPSEPLYDQIVEGEILKKNNIDLENYWSTWQDKEEIILEYGSDFDRIVFGISIGAIPFICPKILEESSKWRQMTESITTCLTDAFQLWMYPDIAGLGWKYWKNESPVLGSYVEPFDTWCDMSHLINRESWSDSLSPNHIAYFCGPSPAGITPKDPLVNPDIPTQMKKLKERIVKFLEQDVHVLWPTSTIPGKTSGFNWDFLLDANKAEKGPQRIESQYVRLNIQPTERYVLSVKGSTKYRLPAGNNGYSNLVITGDWIQNSVLNAGCVESTVVSGIEAARCFS
- a CDS encoding DMT family transporter, with the protein product MFRIGQFGNEVYLILCTLVWGGTFTMTVFGLRDTSPSIFLSLRFGIASFVFFPFVWKEFRSGKVWYPSAFWLGMFLYLGFACETLGLKTTTATKSSFLIGTLVVITPFLEAVFKRKMPARGNLLGAAVVFTGICLILLGEIGMEGSLMITSGDWITLGGAFFFSLYIIQMDRVGSEIPIRVSIFYQSFVAGFLALVSTIGLHFTGIEEARINPSMGLIPGVLYNALLASVLTTFLQTKFQRYVSPTRVGIIFSLEPVFSSIIAFLLLGETSGPIRIAGCTIVFAGLILAELIGKDREADF
- a CDS encoding LIC_10091 family lipoprotein → MINNFKLGIYFILILPILCFSFCSGPEKTKETQNHHSREQNLVSKLGIFKETPQETLVPTKWDVGDTTVSNEDRLDLLIPHVQNIGNAYVGVGSEQNLTIAAWAKSDFIYLMDFTQIVVHANTITILFLKKGEKKEDFIRLWGKEGEKEALELIQTSFSDPEVYKKVYKQASPFIRKRHKTNLMLAQKYNYKMFQTDEEQYSYIRKLAIEGRIFPVRGNLLGNITLTGIGNTLKKVGHKIGVIYFSNAEEYFSYPKEFKNSILNLPIEENSLVVRTISVRKDLFPWSPGSEISTDRGFHYCVQKISNFQKWLTSDKPGLRSLQVMVEGGTVDKKNGITVVDKEPVVTPTPTLTTTPPNQTRTNQLTQ
- a CDS encoding M14 family zinc carboxypeptidase, whose amino-acid sequence is MKSYSVFPFRTIFFFCVSLFVIVSCGGFFRKKILNSPLNDPRKMLLVRIDPGHLGEFKEKTEGKYTISYQEADSYYSVMSKEDVEKFGFPSPGVTVVKQYFPFKYYSGNYQDLIKEQFTGLDDLKKGYKDNILNIHYILGVASRYPERARAEVIGKTARGREIPALLLTNTNLSDEEKISVLFNCAHHANEVISIEHCYDIVYSVLSKPKRYEEILNKMKIWVVPIVNPDGARHFWHVSNLMGRKNGHPGIGPVNDKLNPGVDINRNYPFFWGKTGGGYSSSNPSNYFYRGPSAGSEPETKAMMDLADRERFAASISYHAYANCLLIPYSIDSLNNPEPDMAGELGRKIAASVASLNPEKEFEPKKNIYPIDGVDQDYLYFTHGTLAYLLETTHLNPVYGEVEKVNVSLRETWNILLNEVLEGRKIFLKVTDEFGTPLEAKIEIERIKYFHEEIRVSNPVNGFFFQLFPDRKETKIKISKKGYESVEIWSRPRRNWEPLKIILKKSRI